A window of the Bombina bombina isolate aBomBom1 chromosome 3, aBomBom1.pri, whole genome shotgun sequence genome harbors these coding sequences:
- the LOC128651478 gene encoding ribonuclease P protein subunit p29-like: MSHIIYQPLPPEEAKQIGLQLHPPEKAELFVNAFLKRSMPNLRKKTLQECLERKAVVLEHSYKKKKKKRSKSKGLSAKQKREMRLFDIKPEQQKYEMFVPLHDLWKQYIRDLCNGLRPDAQPQMIQNKLLKADLHGAQVMVTKSKCPSYVGLTGIILQETKFVFKIITKEDKLKVVPKLNCVFTLEIDGFISHIYGSKLQMRSSERSAKKFKGKGSIDL; this comes from the coding sequence ATGTCTCACATAATCTATCAGCCGCTACCTCCTGAAGAGGCAAAGCAAATAGGATTACAGCTTCACCCTCCAGAGAAAGCAGAATTGTTTGTCAATGCCTTCCTAAAGCGTAGTATGCCGAACCTGAGGAAGAAAACTCTCCAGGAGTGCTTGGAGAGGAAGGCGGTTGTTCTAGAGCACagctacaaaaagaaaaagaagaaacggaGCAAatctaaaggtttgtctgcaaagcAAAAGCGAGAGATGAGGCTGTTTGACATTAAACCAGAGCAGCAGAAGTACGAGATGTTTGTGCCACTGCATGACCTGTGGAAGCAATACATCCGGGACTTGTGTAATGGGCTCCGGCCTGATGCTCAGCCCCAGATGATTCAGAATAAGCTGCTGAAGGCTGATCTGCACGGAGCACAAGTCATGGTCACAAAATCTAAATGCCCATCCTATGTAGGGCTGACTGGAATCATTTTACAGGAAACTAAATTTGTATTTAAGATAATCACTAAAGAAGATAAACTGAAAGTTGTTCCCAAGTTAAACTGCGTCTTTACTCTGGAAATTGACGGATTTATATCGCACATCTATGGAAGCAAACTGCAGATGAGATCCAGCGAGCGATCTGCCAAGAAATTCAAAGGCAAAGGAAGCATAGACTTGTAA